ACCGTAAACATCGGCGTCGATTTCAACTTCTTCTAATTGTGAATGAATTTCGTCCATCACATTATCTAGGTACGCTTCACGTTCGTCACGCTTTTTCTTCATTAAACTCACGATGCGGTAATATTGCTGTGGGTTTAAATAGCGTAGCGCGGTATCTTCTAGCTCCCACTTCACCTTTGAAATTCCTAGACGATGAGCAAGTGGCGCAAAAATTTCTAATGTTTCTTGAGAAATACGTCGTTGCTTTTCTGCCGGCAGGTGCTTTAAGGTACGCATATTGTGTAGACGGTCCGCTAATTTAATCAAAATGACACGAATGTCCTGTGCCATTGCGACGAACATTTTACGGTGATTTTCCGCTTGTTGTTCTTCTTTAGACATGTATTTAATTTTTCCGAGCTTCGTTACACCATCAACTAATTTCGCGACTTCTTCACTGAATTCATTGACTAAGTCTTCTCGTGTCACTTCTGTGTCTTCCACGACATCGTGTAAAAAGCCTGCTGCAACTGTTGCTGGATCCATTTGCAGTTCAGCTAAGATGCCTGCAACCTGTACCGGATGAATAATGTACGGTTCTCCAGAGCTACGGAACTGCTCTTTATGTGATTCCTTTGCAAGCTCGTACGCTTTTTCGACAAAGGCAACATGTTCTTCATTCATATACGATTTAACGAGCTCGAAAACATCTTCGGGCGCCATTATTTGTTCTTTCGCCATAGTTTGTCCACCTTGTTTCTTATTTTCACGTTAAGTATAAATTCAATTGTATAAAAAATGTCTAGTAAATGTAAAGACACGTGGGCATATAGTTTTGCAGAATTGCGAAATTTGTAGAAATAATGAACGGAAATTTGGAGGCAAATTAAAAAACTACCCTGCACAAATATACAGAGTAGTCTCTTAAAATCAATAATTTAATTCAGCTGGGATTGAACCTCAATTAAATTAATATTGAATTAATGTTTTAATTGGAATGTTTTTGATTTTCTCGCGGCCATTTAACTCCATTAACTCAATGATGAATGCAGCACCGACAACTTCGCCGCCTAATTCTTCGATTAAACGTACAGTTGCTTCTACTGTACCGCCAGTTGCAAGTAAATCGTCACAGATTAATACTTTTTGACCTGGTTTAATTGCATCTTTGTGCATTGTTAATGTATCTGTACCATATTCTAAGCCGTAATCAGCTGAGATTACTTCACGTGGTAATTTACCTGGCTTACGCACTGGGGCGAAACCGATTTCAAGTGCGTATGCTACTGGGCACCCGATAATGAATCCGCGTGCTTCTGGTCCTACGATAATTTCAGCACCAACTTCTTTCGCATACTCGACAATTTGGTCTGTTGCATATTTGTATGCAGGTCCGTTATCCATAATTGTTGTAATATCCTTAAAGCTGATCCCTTCTTTAGGCCAGTTTTCTACTGTTGTTACGTATTGTTTTAAATCCATCGTTCCTTTTTCCTCCTCAAGAACTCAATCGTTCATCAAACCATTGTTTTAACTCGCTATATGTGGCATATAAAAGTTTTTGCTCCAGCTCAATTTGTTGCGAACGCATTTTATATGACGGTGCTTCCGATAATGCGGTTTTTGGTGCATTTTCGTTTACAGTCGTCAAACCATTCTCTATTGTAACAAATCCTAGCTCAAAAAACACTTTTGTCATAAACTTAATTACTTCACTATTTAGTCCAATATGTTGCGATAATTGTTGAATATGTTGATTCAGGTTAAAGGTCGGACGTTTTTTCAAGAATCCGTAGTACCATTTGAAATGATCACGCGATGGCATGCCGTTCATATAGACTGAATTCTTTGTGTAAAAATGTGCGTAAATGCGTTCGATTTTCACTACTTGTAACAAGTTTTCTAAAAGTACGACGTTTTCTGGTAAATCTAACAGCACAATATTTCGCTCAAGTTTCGTTAAATCCGTTTGCGCTGTCACATGGACAATTTCCTTGGGCATTGCTTGCGCATACTCATGTTTTGTTTGCCCAGAAAAGGCTATAAAGTCCGTCTGTTCAACTGGAATTTTTGCTAACCAATTCGCCGTTTGACTCTTTCCACGGTAATCGTAAAGCTGCCAATCCTTAACACCAATATCTTGAATCATAAACTGCGGCTTTTTATTGCCTTGCCATTCATTAATTTGTAGGTCTCCTACAAGGGATAGCTCAATGCCGTACGAAATTTCATCGAATAAATACCCTTTACCAAAGCCGATCGCGTCCAGCGAACCGTACGCATCTTCAAGCTCCATTTTCAAATGGTTTTCTGCAGAGCCAATTTTTCGCATCGATTTGACTTTGACGTATTGAATTGCAAAATTTGGTTTCGGGAATTCTGTACCAAACGGGGCTAACCCACGGATTTCTTCGATCGCTTCCACGCTAATTTCGTTTAATTCAATCGGCACATCAATATGTAGCTTTTGAATTAACTGGTCTTCTGTTAAGCAGGCACTTGCTTGCTGATGTAAACGGATACGTAATTCATCGACATGCTCGATTGCTAACGTCATGCCCGCTGCCATCGGATGTCCACCAAAGTGCGGGAGGATATCACGATTTTTCGCTAATTCGTTAAATAAATGGAAGCCTTCAATACTACGCGCAGAGCCTTTTGCCATTCCCTTTTCTCGGTCTATTGACAGCACAATCGTTGGGCGATAGTATTTTTCAACTAAACGCGAGGCTACAATCCCCACAACCCCCGGATTCCAACCTTCACCAGCTACGACTAAAACAAGGGATTCTTTTAAAGCCGGTGTACTTTCAATCAGGGCAATTGCTTCATCCGCAATGTCTTCTACAATTTTTTTACGTTCCGTATTTTTATCATTTAGTTGCTTGGCTAATCTGTTGGCATCCGGCTGGCTTTCGCTCATTAAAAATTCCACACCTGGTTGCGCATCTCCAAGACGCCCAATCGCATTTAAACGAGGTCCAAAATAAAAGCCAACCGTTTCTTCAGTAATGTCCTGTTGATTGGCACCCGATGCTTCACATAGTGCCGGTACCCACGGGTTATACGATTCTTGCAATGCCTTTAATCCGCGCTGTACAAGATAGCGATTTTCTCCGACTAATGGGACTAAATCGGCAATCGTGCCAATCGCCACATATTCAAATAAATGGTCAGGTAATTCACCGTAAAGTGCGTGTGCTAATTTAAACGCTACCCCAACACCTGCAAGCTCACCAAACGGATAATGCCCTGCTGGTATACGCGGGTGCACGATAATATTCGCATCCGGTAAGATTTCTCCCGCTTCATGGTGATCGGTAATAATGACGTCCATACCAAGTTCACGGGCAAGCTTTACCGGTTCAATTCCACTAATGCCGTTATCTACGGTAATAATGAGTCCAAAACCATTTGCATGTGCCTCGCGAAACAGCTCCGCATTCGGGCCGTAGCCATGCTTAAAACGATTTGGAATGACGAAGTCTACATCTGCCCCTAAATCGAGTAAGACGTTTAGCATGACCGTTGTGCTAGTTATTCCATCGGCATCATAATCTCCGTATACTAATATCTTCTCGCCGGTCTCTAGGGCCTGTTCAATTCGTGCAACTGCCTCATCCATTCCTGCCATTAAAAATGGGTCATGATACTGGCTTGCATCAATTTTTAATAACGGAGCGGCTTGTT
The sequence above is a segment of the Solibacillus sp. FSL H8-0523 genome. Coding sequences within it:
- a CDS encoding adenine phosphoribosyltransferase — encoded protein: MDLKQYVTTVENWPKEGISFKDITTIMDNGPAYKYATDQIVEYAKEVGAEIIVGPEARGFIIGCPVAYALEIGFAPVRKPGKLPREVISADYGLEYGTDTLTMHKDAIKPGQKVLICDDLLATGGTVEATVRLIEELGGEVVGAAFIIELMELNGREKIKNIPIKTLIQY
- the recJ gene encoding single-stranded-DNA-specific exonuclease RecJ — encoded protein: MIQSQKLWTIDEPEQQLIEQLTSQLGVSTIAAKILIARGCKTAEQAAPLLKIDASQYHDPFLMAGMDEAVARIEQALETGEKILVYGDYDADGITSTTVMLNVLLDLGADVDFVIPNRFKHGYGPNAELFREAHANGFGLIITVDNGISGIEPVKLARELGMDVIITDHHEAGEILPDANIIVHPRIPAGHYPFGELAGVGVAFKLAHALYGELPDHLFEYVAIGTIADLVPLVGENRYLVQRGLKALQESYNPWVPALCEASGANQQDITEETVGFYFGPRLNAIGRLGDAQPGVEFLMSESQPDANRLAKQLNDKNTERKKIVEDIADEAIALIESTPALKESLVLVVAGEGWNPGVVGIVASRLVEKYYRPTIVLSIDREKGMAKGSARSIEGFHLFNELAKNRDILPHFGGHPMAAGMTLAIEHVDELRIRLHQQASACLTEDQLIQKLHIDVPIELNEISVEAIEEIRGLAPFGTEFPKPNFAIQYVKVKSMRKIGSAENHLKMELEDAYGSLDAIGFGKGYLFDEISYGIELSLVGDLQINEWQGNKKPQFMIQDIGVKDWQLYDYRGKSQTANWLAKIPVEQTDFIAFSGQTKHEYAQAMPKEIVHVTAQTDLTKLERNIVLLDLPENVVLLENLLQVVKIERIYAHFYTKNSVYMNGMPSRDHFKWYYGFLKKRPTFNLNQHIQQLSQHIGLNSEVIKFMTKVFFELGFVTIENGLTTVNENAPKTALSEAPSYKMRSQQIELEQKLLYATYSELKQWFDERLSS